One genomic window of Saccharomyces cerevisiae S288C chromosome XII, complete sequence includes the following:
- the HOG1 gene encoding mitogen-activated protein kinase HOG1 (Mitogen-activated protein kinase involved in osmoregulation; controls global reallocation of RNAPII during osmotic shock; mediates recruitment/activation of RNAPII at Hot1p-dependent promoters; binds calmodulin; stimulates antisense transcription to activate CDC28; defines novel S-phase checkpoint with Mrc1p that prevent replication/transcription conflicts; nuclear form represses pseudohyphal growth; autophosphorylates; protein abundance increases under DNA replication stress): MTTNEEFIRTQIFGTVFEITNRYNDLNPVGMGAFGLVCSATDTLTSQPVAIKKIMKPFSTAVLAKRTYRELKLLKHLRHENLICLQDIFLSPLEDIYFVTELQGTDLHRLLQTRPLEKQFVQYFLYQILRGLKYVHSAGVIHRDLKPSNILINENCDLKICDFGLARIQDPQMTGYVSTRYYRAPEIMLTWQKYDVEVDIWSAGCIFAEMIEGKPLFPGKDHVHQFSIITDLLGSPPKDVINTICSENTLKFVTSLPHRDPIPFSERFKTVEPDAVDLLEKMLVFDPKKRITAADALAHPYSAPYHDPTDEPVADAKFDWHFNDADLPVDTWRVMMYSEILDFHKIGGSDGQIDISATFDDQVAAATAAAAQAQAQAQAQVQLNMAAHSHNGAGTTGNDHSDIAGGNKVSDHVAANDTITDYGNQAIQYANEFQQ; encoded by the coding sequence ATGACCACTAACGAGGAATTCATTAGGACACAGATATTCGGTACAGTTTTCGAGATCACAAATAGATACAATGATTTAAACCCCGTTGGGATGGGGGCATTTGGGTTGGTTTGCTCAGCCACGGACACTTTGACATCTCAGCCAGTTGCcattaagaaaatcatGAAACCTTTTTCCACTGCAGTGCTGGCCAAAAGGACATATCGTGAACTAAAACTACTAAAACATCTAAGACACGAGAACTTGATTTGCCTTCAGGACATATTTCTTTCTCCATTGGAAGATATATATTTTGTCACGGAATTACAAGGAACAGATTTACATAGACTCTTGCAAACAAGACCCTTGGAAAAGCAATTTGTTCAGTATTTCCTATACCAAATTCTAAGGGGTTTAAAATACGTTCACTCCGCGGGCGTCATTCATAGAGATTTGAAACCGAGCAACATTCTGATTAATGAAAACTGtgatttgaagatttgCGATTTCGGTCTAGCAAGAATTCAAGACCCTCAAATGACAGGCTATGTTTCCACTAGATACTACAGGGCACCTGAAATCATGCTAACGTGGCAAAAATATGACGTCGAGGTCGACATTTGGTCCGCTGGTTGTATTTTTGCCGAAATGATTGAAGGTAAGCCTTTGTTCCCTGGGAAAGATCATGTTCACCAATTTTCGATCATCACTGACTTGTTGGGATCTCCGCCAAAGGATGTGATAAATACTATTTGTTCCGAAAATACTCTAAAATTTGTTACTTCGTTACCACACAGAGATCCAATTCCATTTTCTGAAAGATTTAAAACAGTCGAACCTGATGCCGTAGaccttttggaaaaaatgcTGGTTTTTGATCCTAAGAAGAGAATCACTGCGGCGGATGCCTTGGCTCATCCTTATTCGGCTCCTTACCACGATCCAACGGATGAACCAGTAGCCGATGCCAAGTTCGATTGGCACTTTAATGACGCTGATCTGCCTGTCGATACCTGGCGTGTTATGATGTACTCAGAAATCCTAGACTTCCATAAGATTGGTGGCAGTGATGGACAGATTGATATATCTGCCACGTTTGATGACCAAGTTGCTGCAGCCACCGCTGCCGCGGCGCAGGCACAGGCTCAGGCTCAGGCTCAAGTTCAGTTAAACATGGCTGCGCATTCGCATAATGGCGCTGGCACTACTGGAAATGATCACTCAGATATAGCTGGTGGAAACAAAGTCAGCGATCATGTAGCTGCAAATGACACCATTACGGACTACGGTAACCAGGCCATACAGTACGCTAATGAGTTCCAACAGTAA
- the CFT2 gene encoding cleavage polyadenylation factor subunit CFT2 (Subunit of the mRNA cleavage and polyadenlylation factor (CPF); required for pre-mRNA cleavage, polyadenylation and poly(A) site recognition, 43% similarity with the mammalian CPSF-100 protein.), protein MTYKYNCCDDGSGTTVGSVVRFDNVTLLIDPGWNPSKVSYEQCIKYWEKVIPEIDVIILSQPTIECLGAHSLLYYNFTSHFISRIQVYATLPVINLGRVSTIDSYASAGVIGPYDTNKLDLEDIEISFDHIVPLKYSQLVDLRSRYDGLTLLAYNAGVCPGGSIWCISTYSEKLVYAKRWNHTRDNILNAASILDATGKPLSTLMRPSAIITTLDRFGSSQPFKKRSKIFKDTLKKGLSSDGSVIIPVDMSGKFLDLFTQVHELLFESTKINAHTQVPVLILSYARGRTLTYAKSMLEWLSPSLLKTWENRNNTSPFEIGSRIKIIAPNELSKYPGSKICFVSEVGALINEVIIKVGNSEKTTLILTKPSFECASSLDKILEIVEQDERNWKTFPEDGKSFLCDNYISIDTIKEEPLSKEETEAFKVQLKEKKRDRNKKILLVKRESKKLANGNAIIDDTNGERAMRNQDILVENVNGVPPIDHIMGGDEDDDEEEENDNLLNLLKDNSEKSAAKKNTEVPVDIIIQPSAASKHKMFPFNPAKIKKDDYGTVVDFTMFLPDDSDNVNQNSRKRPLKDGAKTTSPVNEEDNKNEEEDGYNMSDPISKRSKHRASRYSGFSGTGEAENFDNLDYLKIDKTLSKRTISTVNVQLKCSVVILNLQSLVDQRSASIIWPSLKSRKIVLSAPKQIQNEEITAKLIKKNIEVVNMPLNKIVEFSTTIKTLDISIDSNLDNLLKWQRISDSYTVATVVGRLVKESLPQVNNHQKTASRSKLVLKPLHGSSRSHKTGALSIGDVRLAQLKKLLTEKNYIAEFKGEGTLVINEKVAVRKINDAETIIDGTPSELFDTVKKLVTDMLAKI, encoded by the coding sequence ATGACTTATAAATACAATTGCTGTGATGATGGATCAGGAACCACCGTTGGTTCAGTGGTACGATTTGATAACGTCACCTTGTTAATCGATCCCGGTTGGAATCCATCTAAAGTATCGTATGAGCAATGCATCAAGTACTGGGAAAAAGTGATACCGGAAATTGATGTAATAATACTATCACAACCAACAATTGAATGTTTAGGTGCTCATTCCCTTCTGTACTATAATTTTACCTCGCATTTCATATCCAGAATTCAAGTTTACGCAACTCTTCCTGTTATCAACTTAGGGAGAGTTTCCACCATAGATTCATATGCATCTGCAGGTGTTATAGGTCCATATGACACAAATAAACTCGATCTTGAAGATATTGAGATATCTTTTGATCATATTGTACCTTTGAAGTACTCGCAATTGGTAGATCTACGATCAAGATACGATGGATTGACTTTACTGGCGTACAATGCTGGTGTGTGTCCAGGTGGTTCTATTTGGTGCATTAGCACATACTCAGAGAAATTGGTTTATGCAAAGCGATGGAACCACACTAGAGATAACATACTAAATGCTGCTTCTATATTGGACGCCACTGGTAAGCCCTTATCAACTTTGATGAGGCCCTCTGCAATAATTACTACTTTGGACAGGTTTGGCTCCTCTCAACCGTTTAAAAAACGttcaaaaatctttaaAGATACATTAAAGAAAGGTTTGAGTTCGGATGGGTCCGTTATAATACCGGTAGATATGAGTGGCAAATTTCTGGACCTGTTCACACAAGTTCATGAGTTATTATTTGAAAGCACAAAGATCAATGCGCACACACAAGTACCTGTACTTATTCTGTCTTACGCGAGAGGAAGAACTCTAACATATGCCAAATCAATGCTCGAGTGGCTGTCCCCTTCACTACTTAAGACATGGGAAAACAGAAATAATACTTCtccatttgaaattggatCACGGATCAAAATCATCGCACCAAACGAATTGAGTAAATATCCTGGTTCAAAGATTTGCTTCGTATCTGAGGTAGGAGCTTTGATTAATGAAGTGATAATTAAAGTTGGTAATTCTGAGAAGACaaccttgattttgacCAAGCCGAGCTTTGAATGTGCGTCGTCTTTAGACAAGATACTAGAAATTGTTGAACAAGatgaaagaaattggaAAACATTTCCTGAAGATGGTAAATCATTCCTCTGCGATAATTACATTTCAATAGACACcataaaagaagaaccCTTGAGTAAAGAGGAAACAGAGGCGTTTAAAGTACAgcttaaagaaaagaaaagggacagaaataagaaaattctACTGGTGAAAAGAGAGTCTAAGAAACTGGCTAACGGCAACGCAATCATAGATGATACCAACGGAGAGAGGGCAATGAGAAATCAAGACATTTTAGTGGAAAACGTCAATGGAGTACCACCGATTGATCATATTATGGGGGGtgacgaagatgatgatgaagaggaagaaaacgaCAATTTGTTGAATTTACTCAAGGATAACTCTGAGAAATCAGcagcgaaaaaaaatacgGAAGTTCCTGTAGACATTATAATTCAACCAAGTGCCGCTTCAAAACATAAAATGTTCCCATTTAACCCCGCtaaaatcaagaaagatGATTATGGTACTGTTGTAGATTTTACGATGTTTTTACCTGATGATTCTGACAATGTTAATCAAAATAGCAGGAAAAGACCTCTCAAAGACGGTGCTAAAACCACGAGCCCTGTAAACGAAGAAGAtaacaaaaatgaagaagaagatggtTATAATATGAGTGATCCAATTAGCAAAAGGAGCAAACACCGTGCTTCTCGTTACTCGGGATTTTCTGGAACCGGAGAagcagaaaattttgataacCTTGACTATTTAAAGATAGACAAAACGCTCTCCAAAAGAACAATCTCAACTGTAAATGTCCAATTGAAATGCTCCGTAGTAATCCTAAATTTACAGAGTTTAGTTGATCAAAGGTCTGCATCTATTATATGGCCATCGCTAAAATCTAGAAAAATAGTTCTTTCCGCCCCCAAACAGattcaaaatgaagaaattacgGCAAAActtatcaagaaaaatattgaagtGGTCAACATGCCATTAAATAAGATAGTGGAATTCAGTACAACAATAAAGACCCTGGATATCTCCATTGACTCCAACCTCGATAACCTTTTGAAATGGCAACGTATCAGTGATAGTTATACAGTTGCCACTGTCGTTGGCAGGCTGGTTAAGGAGAGCCTACCGCAAGTGAacaatcatcaaaaaacaGCGTCAAGGAGTAAACTAGTCTTGAAACCATTACACGGTTCATCTAGGAGCCATAAAACAGGTGCGTTGTCAATCGGTGACGTTAGGTTAGCACAATTAAAGAAACTTCTCACAGAGAAAAACTACATTGCAGAATTTAAAGGGGAAGGTACACTTGtcataaatgaaaaagtaGCAGTCCGCAAAATCAATGATGCAGAAACTATTATCGATGGTACGCCTTCCGAACTTTTTGATACtgtcaaaaaattggttACGGATATGTTAGCAAAAATCTAG
- the MSL5 gene encoding mRNA splicing protein MSL5 (Component of commitment complex; which defines first step in splicing pathway; essential protein that interacts with Mud2p and Prp40p, forming a bridge between the intron ends; also involved in nuclear retention of pre-mRNA; relocalizes to the cytosol in response to hypoxia) encodes MSFRRINSRYFENRKGSSMEEKKAKVPPNVNLSLWRKNTVESDVHRFNSLPSKISGALTREQIYSYQVMFRIQEITIKLRTNDFVPPSRKNRSPSPPPVYDAQGKRTNTREQRYRKKLEDERIKLVEIALKTIPYFVPPDDYKRPTKFQDKYYIPVDQYPDVNFVGLLLGPRGRTLRKLQEDSNCKIAIRGRGSVKEGKNASDLPPGAMNFEDPLHCLIIADSEDKIQKGIKVCQNIVIKAVTSPEGQNDLKRGQLRELAELNGTLREDNRPCPICGLKDHKRYDCPNRKIPNIQGIVCKICGQTGHFSRDCNSSSQRMSRFDRNATVNNSAPIQSNDVHYNSNTHPIQAPKRSRYDNNSTEPPLKFPASSRYAPSPSPPASHISRQAQNVTPTPPPGLTSSSFSSGVPGIAPPPLQSPPESEQPKFSLPPPPGMTTVQSSIAPPPGLSGPPGFSNNMGNDINKPTPPGLQGPPGL; translated from the coding sequence atGAGTTTTAGAAGGATTAACTCTagatactttgaaaatagaaaaggaagcagtatggaagaaaaaaaagcaaaggTTCCTCCAAACGTCAACCTTTCGTTATGGAGAAAGAACACGGTAGAAAGCGATGTCCATCGATTCAATTCTCTTCCATCAAAAATTAGTGGGGCCCTAACTAGGGAACAAATATACTCCTATCAAGTCATGTTTAGGATTCAAGAAATTACCATCAAACTGCGTACGAACGATTTTGTGCCCCCCTCCAGGAAAAATAGGTCACCTTCTCCGCCACCAGTTTATGATGCCCAAGGTAAAAGAACGAATACCCGTGAGCAGAGGTATAGAAAGAAACTAGAGGATGAACGTATTAAACTTGTTGAGATAGCCCTAAAGACCATCCCTTACTTCGTTCCTCCGGATGATTACAAGAGACCTACCAAATTTCAGGACAAGTATTATATCCCGGTGGATCAGTATCCTGATGTCAATTTTGTTGGTTTATTATTAGGTCCTCGTGGACGTACGTTAAGAAAGCTGCAAGAAGATTCGAATTGTAAGATTGCAATTAGAGGAAGAGGTTCAGTCAAAGAAGGTAAGAATGCAAGTGACTTACCTCCAGGCGCCATGAACTTTGAGGACCCCTTGCACTGTTTAATTATCGCAGACTCGGAAGACAAGATCCAAAAAGGTATAAAAGTTTGTCAAAACATTGTTATCAAAGCGGTGACATCTCCGGAAGGCCAGAATGACTTGAAACGAGGACAACTGAGAGAATTGGCGGAACTTAATGGTACTTTAAGAGAAGATAACAGGCCCTGTCCAATCTGTGGTTTAAAAGATCATAAAAGGTACGATTGTCCAAACAGAAAAATCCCAAATATACAGGGCATTGTTTGCAAAATATGTGGACAAACTGGACATTTCAGTAGAGACTGTAACTCATCGTCTCAAAGAATGAGCCGTTTTGACAGAAACGCCACGGTAAATAATTCTGCGCCAATACAGAGCAATGACGTACACTATAATAGCAATACTCATCCAATTCAAGCACCAAAAAGATCTCGTTATGACAATAACTCGACGGAACCTCCTTTAAAATTTCCGGCTTCTTCACGTTATGCACCATCACCTTCACCTCCTGCGTCACATATTTCGAGGCAAGCTCAAAACGTGACGCCTACACCCCCTCCCGGCCTAACATCAAGTAGCTTTAGTTCCGGAGTTCCAGGAATCGCCCCTCCCCCATTACAAAGCCCTCCAGAGTCGGAACAACCGAAATTTTCGCTACCTCCACCTCCCGGTATGACTACGGTACAATCCTCAATTGCACCTCCTCCTGGCCTAAGCGGTCCTCCAGGGTTTTCTAATAACATGGGCAATGACATTAACAAACCTACACCTCCGGGACTGCAAGGGCCTCCCGGATTATAA
- the CLF1 gene encoding Clf1p (Member of the NineTeen Complex (NTC); this complex contains Prp19p and stabilizes U6 snRNA in catalytic forms of the spliceosome containing U2, U5, and U6 snRNAs; homolog of Drosophila crooked neck protein; interacts with U1 snRNP proteins), translating to MDTLEPTAVDTHVSAEQILRDVYKKGQKARGSTNIDILDLEELREYQRRKRTEYEGYLKRNRLDMGQWIRYAQFEIEQHDMRRARSIFERALLVDSSFIPLWIRYIDAELKVKCINHARNLMNRAISTLPRVDKLWYKYLIVEESLNNVEIVRSLYTKWCSLEPGVNAWNSFVDFEIRQKNWNGVREIYSKYVMAHPQMQTWLKWVRFENRHGNTEFTRSVYSLAIDTVANLQNLQIWSDMEVAKLVNSFAHWEAAQQEYERSSALYQIAIEKWPSNQLLKAGLLDFEKQFGDINSIEETISYKRKMEYETILSNNAYDYDTWWLYLDLISESFPKQIMQTFEKAIVDSRPKELSKNVQWKRYIYLWMRYICYVELELENSLLEEELFQRLIDDIIPHKHFTFSKIWLMYAKFLIRHDDVPKARKILGKAIGLCPKAKTFKGYIELEVKLKEFDRVRKIYEKFIEFQPSDLQIWSQYGELEENLGDWDRVRGIYTIALDENSDFLTKEAKIVLLQKYITFETESQEFEKARKLYRRYLELNQYSPQSWIEFAMYQTSTPTEQQLLDLAKLQSENVDEDIEFEITDENKLEARKVFEEAIVFFKEKDDKQGRLSILEALKDYEETYGTELDQETVKKRFPKVIKKVRLQNGVEEEFVDYIFPDDIDDDKPKPSKFLELAKKWKQEQAL from the coding sequence ATGGACACTTTAGAGCCAACAGCCGTTGATACGCATGTTTCTGCGGAGCAGATTCTGCGGGATGTGTACAAGAAGGGGCAAAAAGCAAGAGGATCGACTAATATTGATATATTAGACTTGGAGGAACTTCGAGAGTATCAACGAAGGAAGAGAACAGAATATGAGGGTTATTTGAAGAGAAACCGACTGGATATGGGACAATGGATTCGTTATGCGCAATTCGAAATCGAACAACACGACATGAGGCGCGCCAGATCTATCTTTGAAAGAGCATTATTAGTAGATAGTTCATTCATCCCCCTTTGGATACGATACATTGATGCTGAGCTGAAAGTCAAATGTATTAACCATGCTAGGAATCTTATGAACAGAGCTATTAGTACGTTGCCCAGAGTAGACAAGTTATGGTACAAGTATCTCATTGTCGAAGAGTCGTTAAACAACGTTGAAATTGTACGATCACTGTACACCAAATGGTGCTCCTTGGAGCCAGGGGTTAATGCATGGAATTCTTTCgtggattttgaaataagACAGAAAAACTGGAACGGTGTAAGAGAGATTTACTCAAAATACGTCATGGCTCACCCGCAAATGCAGACATGGCTAAAGTGGGTGAGGTTTGAAAATAGACATGGTAATACTGAATTTACGAGAAGTGTGTATTCTTTAGCGATAGACACAGTAGCTAACCTCCAAAATTTACAGATTTGGTCTGATATGGAGGTTGCAAAATTAGTAAATTCATTTGCTCATTGGGAAGCTGCGCAGCAAGAATACGAAAGATCTAGTGCTCTTTATCAAATTGCTATAGAAAAATGGCCCTCCAATCAATTGCTCAAGGCAGGACTGTtggattttgaaaagcaGTTTGGTGACATAAACTCAATAGAAGAAACTATTAGCtataaaaggaaaatggaGTATGAAACAATATTGAGTAATAACGCCTATGATTATGACACCTGGTGGCTGTACTTGGATCTCATTTCAGAAAGTTTCCCCAAACAAATAATGCAAACTTTCGAGAAAGCTATTGTGGACAGCCGACCAAAAGAACtatcaaaaaatgttcAGTGGAAAAGGTATATTTATCTGTGGATGAGATATATATGCTATGTTGAGTtagaattggaaaattcgcttttagaagaagaacttttTCAGAGGTTAATTGACGACATCATCCCTCATAAACATTTcactttttccaaaatatggCTAATGTATGCTAAATTTCTGATACGACATGATGATGTACCGAAGGcgagaaaaattttgggtAAAGCAATCGGTTTATGTCCTAAGGCTAAAACTTTCAAAGGATATATCGAGTTGGAAGTGAAGTTGAAGGAATTTGATCGTGtgagaaaaatatatgagaaatttattgaatttcagcCCTCTGATCTACAAATTTGGTCACAATATGGAGAactagaagaaaatttagGAGATTGGGATAGAGTAAGAGgtatatatacaattgCACTAGATGAAAATTCTGATTTCTTAACAAAGGAGGCTAAAATTGTAttacttcaaaaatacATAACATTTGAGACAGAATCacaagaatttgaaaaggcAAGGAAGCTTTATAGAAGATATTTGGAGCTCAACCAATATTCCCCCCAAAGCTGGATCGAATTCGCCATGTATCAAACTTCAACCCCGACGGAGCAACAACTATTAGATTTAGCAAAACTGCAAAGCGAAAATGTGGATGAAGACATAGAGTTTGAAATTACCGATGAGAATAAATTGGAGGcaagaaaagtttttgaagaggcgatagtttttttcaaggagAAGGATGATAAACAAGGGAGACTGTCTATTTTGGAAGCGCTAAAAGACTATGAAGAAACTTACGGTACTGAACTCGATCAAGAAACCGTCAAGAAAAGATTCCCTAAAGTAATCAAAAAAGTGAGGTTACAGAACGGTgtggaagaagaattcGTGGATTACATTTTTCCTGATGATATCGATGATGACAAGCCAAAACCATCAAAGTTCTTGGAACTAGCcaaaaaatggaaacaGGAACAGGCACTTTGA
- the AVL9 gene encoding Avl9p (Conserved protein involved in exocytic transport from the Golgi; mutation is synthetically lethal with apl2 vps1 double mutation; member of a protein superfamily with orthologs in diverse organisms; relocalizes from bud neck to cytoplasm upon DNA replication stress) yields MDEHEEAVIFGICLVDFHHKRGPEIEYWYGLPEGTQSAELWPNLPFQALPDGSHSFEETFTYFTLLYDERRQRSPPNGATDLSDDSINDNTTLFAISCSRQIKSDELVTKDKDVTRSTVQKAIVVISRQPIFGQIKDKLSIVTNAFFLQHDFGDRKIIQSLYENLKSIYTPASLVRNAENRLYIGLCLRKILHDFKRNALVLLKAIMLEKKIIVYGNDVEALCNLQFGLISLIPDLMSNLQDSGSPQLFQDISKLNVVDSFKSSNRESVLRFLGFPLPIFEKGGLFSPYTPLQQMNDIRSERTLFFMIGSSNTLLAEQKEELCHIFVNTDNSTVDILDKTLNPVLQLSSHDKKWIESISGIVSDTWNENDDETPKNSQFEGSEDFIRWQFEDYLTGLLSSVKLSDYLDLHKENDQALKTIPEDMLNSNPVHLFNLNWVQSWKETQNFLIFNSRTDDRLFDLFPPKHIYNGADTLSLLQQRFLATFHNLKRSSSNSSSNKNGHQSEEDIKDQESIESKKSVSQISVNPGKNTDKPAANLWNSWKEYFNKPKNTANEDVTESTEDLKNRSKTSNAIQKAMMGLGLHYKPDAETDQQSEEVGNSEDNEDDDTDEDSEDDDDDGGDDDDSEDDDDDDDGEGDENGDDGEGDENGDDGEGDENGDKEDSQDFSNGFTDVTNINTDHDKENEQNFEGNAENFNEDETVADKDIEGGPESNKNSDSKTDIYENDRNVEDSSKTRNTVKKSNEEGGANDAAIGNCVQDEEKL; encoded by the coding sequence ATGGATGAACACGAGGAAGCAGTCATCTTCGGTATCTGCCTTGTGGACTTTCATCACAAAAGAGGCCCTGAAATAGAATACTGGTATGGCTTACCTGAGGGCACCCAAAGTGCAGAACTATGGCCAAATTTACCCTTCCAGGCCCTTCCTGATGGTTCTCACTCGTTTGAAGAAACATTTACTTATTTCACATTACTATATGATGAAAGAAGACAAAGGAGCCCTCCCAACGGGGCAACTGATCTGAGTGATGATAGCATCAATGACAACACGACTTTGTTTGCCATATCTTGCTCGAGACAGATAAAGAGTGATGAATTGGTCACTAAAGATAAGGATGTAACACGATCTACTGTACAGAAGGCAATTGTAGTCATCTCAAGGCAACCAATCTTCGGTCAAATCAAGGACAAACTTAGTATTGTGACTaatgcttttttcttgcagCATGATTTTGGGGACAGGAAGATAATCCAGTCTTTATACGAAAACCTGAAGTCGATTTACACGCCTGCATCATTGGTCAGAAATGCCGAAAATCGTCTTTATATTGGGTTATGTCTGAGAAAGATACTACATGATTTTAAGAGAAACGCTTTAGTCTTATTGAAAGCAATTAtgcttgaaaaaaaaattatagtTTACGGCAACGACGTGGAAGCTTTGTGTAATTTACAGTTCGGTCTGATCAGCTTAATTCCGGACTTGATGTCAAATTTGCAGGATTCTGGCAGTCCTCAGTTGTTTCAGGATATTTCGAAATTAAATGTTGTGGACTCGTTTAAATCAAGCAATCGAGAATCAGTGTTGAGATTCTTAGGTTTTCCATTACCGATTTTCGAAAAAGGTGGACTATTTTCACCCTATACTCCACTGCAGCAAATGAATGACATACGGTCAGAACGTACTTTGTTTTTTATGATTGGAAGTTCCAACACATTGCTTGCTGAACAAAAGGAGGAACTGTGCCACATATTTGTCAATACAGACAATTCCACTGTAGATATTCTGGACAAGACTTTGAACCCCGTCCTCCAATTGTCAAGTcatgataaaaaatggaTTGAATCTATATCTGGAATTGTATCAGACACATGGaacgaaaatgatgatgaaactCCAAAAAACTCTCAATTTGAAGGCAGTGAGGATTTCATTAGGTGGCAATTCGAGGACTATTTAACGGGGTTACTTTCCAGTGTTAAATTAAGTGATTATTTGGACCTGCATAAAGAGAATGATCAAGCTTTGAAGACTATACCTGAGGATATGCTAAATTCCAATCCCGTTCATTTATTCAATTTGAATTGGGTTCAGAGTTGGAAAGAGactcaaaattttctgatATTCAACTCAAGAACAGATGATAGATTGTTCGACTTGTTTCCTCCGAAGCATATATATAACGGTGCCGACACTCTGTCTCTATTACAGCAACGATTTTTGGCCACATTTCATAATTTAAAAAGAAGCTCTAGCAACTCTTCAAGCAATAAAAATGGTCATCAAAGCGAGGAGGATATCAAAGACCAGGAAAGCATCGAGTCAAAAAAGTCTGTTTCCCAAATTTCTGTAAATCCTGGAAAGAATACAGACAAGCCAGCAGCCAACTTATGGAATTCATGGAAGgaatatttcaataaaCCAAAGAATACTGCTAATGAAGATGTTACTGAATCCACAGAAGATCTCAAAAACAGAAGTAAAACATCGAACGCGATACAGAAAGCTATGATGGGCTTGGGTTTACATTATAAACCTGATGCGGAGACAGATCAACAAAGTGAAGAGGTGGGAAATAGTGAGGacaatgaagatgatgatacTGATGAGGACTCtgaggatgatgatgatgatggtggtgatgacgatgatagTGAGgacgatgacgatgacgatgacgGTGAGGGCGATGAAAATGGCGATGACGGTGAGGGCGATGAAAATGGCGATGACGGTGAGGGCGATGAAAATGGCGATAAGGAAGACAGTCAAGATTTTAGCAATGGTTTTACAGACGTTACGAACATTAACACTGATcatgataaagaaaatgaacaGAATTTTGAGGGTAAtgcagaaaattttaatgaGGACGAAACCGTTGCAGATAAAGATATTGAAGGTGGTCCTGAGAGCAATAAAAATTCCGACAGTAAAACTGATATTTATGAAAACGATAGAAATGTTGAAGACTCATCTAAAACGAGAAATACAGTTAAAAAATCCAATGAGGAGGGCGGTGCGAATGACGCTGCTATAGGTAATTGTGTGCAGGATGAGGAAAAATTATGA